In Aegilops tauschii subsp. strangulata cultivar AL8/78 chromosome 3, Aet v6.0, whole genome shotgun sequence, one genomic interval encodes:
- the LOC109759624 gene encoding probable histone acetyltransferase HAC-like 1 has protein sequence MEYYNMTRRPMPPAMMFAIKTYMAQNRQYRQNQQSLRHIASSPGYGAMNLTSNIMQGASENSRMSYVTGNVGPLPSSADMVLQNANMDTSLPEGASDGHVNTMLSLGINPTPHDLSGASNNNLLTHNLDTREANRLQPKAAQGRPAPVKDLPREPKFTCPVCINELVDASSTICGHIFCKKCIEASIRFQKKCPTCRRRLTMRNFHRIYLPAMD, from the exons ATGGAGTACTATAACATGACAAGGCGACCAATGCCACCAGCAATGATGTTTGCTATCAAGACGTACATGGCTCAGAACCGACAATACCGACAAAATCAACAATCGTTAAGACATATAGCATCTTCCCCTGGCTATGGGGCGATGAATCTGACATCCAATATCATGCAAGGTGCGAGTGAAAATTCTAGAATGTCTTATGTGACGGGCAATGTTGGCCCTTTGCCATCTAGTGCAGACATGGTTCTGCAGAACGCCAACATGGATACCTCACTGCCAG AAGGAGCTTCTGATGGGCATGTGAACACAATGCTTTCACTAGGGATAAACCCTACACCACATGATCTTTCTGGAGCGTCCAACAACAACCTGTTAACGCACAATCTGGATACACGTGAAGCCAACAG ACTACAGCCCAAGGCGGCGCAGGGACGCCCGGCGCCTGTGAAGGATCTCCCAAGGGAACCAAAATTCACCTGCCCAGTCTGCATCAACGAGCTAGTCGATGCATCATCTACTATCTGCGGCCACATCTTCTGCAAGAAATGCATAGAGGCCTCCATCCGATTTCAGAAGAAGTGCCCTACGTGTCGTAGGAGGCTGACCATGAGAAATTTCCACCGCATCTACCTCCCGGCGATGGATTGA